A genomic region of Limnohabitans curvus contains the following coding sequences:
- a CDS encoding zinc ribbon domain-containing protein YjdM has translation MSTIPACPQCGQENTYQDGDNYVCADCAHEWPMVAAAAADDEDEAVVKDANGTVLKDGDAVVLIKDLKVKGSSTTLKMGTKVKSIRLVGGDHEVDCKMDVGNYMLKACFLRKA, from the coding sequence ATGTCCACCATTCCAGCTTGCCCCCAATGCGGCCAAGAAAACACCTACCAAGACGGCGACAACTATGTCTGCGCCGACTGCGCGCATGAGTGGCCCATGGTGGCTGCCGCTGCGGCAGACGACGAAGACGAGGCGGTGGTGAAAGATGCCAACGGCACGGTATTGAAAGACGGCGATGCCGTGGTGCTCATCAAAGACCTCAAGGTCAAGGGCTCATCCACCACGCTCAAGATGGGCACCAAGGTCAAAAGTATTCGCTTGGTTGGCGGCGACCACGAAGTGGACTGCAAGATGGATGTGGGCAACTACATGTTGAAGGCTTGCTTCCTGCGCAAAGCCTAA
- a CDS encoding AEC family transporter gives MLNILTITGPIYLVIALGFAATYRGLFSKLDGQVLGRFVLHFALPAMLFNTLTQRDFAEVMNPRYLIAYGVGSVFSFALGFGVWRVWRKKSLTQSSLVAMGVSSANSGYVGYPILLQLLGPAAGVGLALTVLVENLVTIPLALAMAESGETAHLSWRHTVLQSLKRMAKIPMMQAIVLGFAFSILGWHLPEVLSKTVNLFAASTAAIALFVNGGSLVGMRVLGLIQEVRWIAIGKLVVHPLAVGLMLMVVGPMEPSLKISAVLLAGMPMLGIYPLLAQRHGEEGFCAAALLVTTVASFFTVSLIVWAMGELPGWHV, from the coding sequence ATGCTCAACATCCTCACCATCACTGGCCCTATTTATTTGGTCATCGCGCTGGGCTTTGCGGCCACGTATCGCGGCTTGTTCAGCAAACTGGATGGCCAAGTGTTGGGGCGTTTTGTGCTGCACTTTGCGCTGCCTGCCATGCTGTTTAACACGCTGACGCAACGCGACTTTGCCGAGGTGATGAACCCAAGGTATTTGATTGCCTATGGCGTGGGGTCCGTATTTTCTTTTGCACTTGGCTTTGGTGTGTGGCGTGTGTGGCGCAAAAAATCGCTCACGCAAAGCAGCCTGGTGGCGATGGGGGTGAGTTCGGCCAACAGTGGCTACGTGGGCTATCCCATCTTGTTGCAACTCTTGGGGCCTGCTGCGGGTGTGGGTTTGGCCTTGACCGTGTTGGTTGAAAACTTGGTGACGATTCCGTTGGCGCTGGCTATGGCTGAAAGCGGTGAGACCGCCCATTTGTCATGGCGACACACCGTGCTTCAAAGCTTGAAGCGCATGGCCAAGATTCCCATGATGCAAGCGATTGTGTTGGGCTTTGCGTTCTCCATCTTGGGTTGGCACTTGCCAGAGGTGTTGTCGAAGACCGTGAACTTATTTGCCGCCTCCACTGCTGCGATTGCCCTGTTTGTGAACGGCGGCTCTTTGGTGGGTATGCGTGTGCTGGGCCTGATTCAAGAGGTGCGCTGGATTGCCATCGGTAAATTGGTGGTGCACCCTTTGGCTGTTGGGCTGATGTTGATGGTGGTGGGCCCGATGGAGCCCAGCCTCAAAATTTCTGCGGTGTTGCTGGCGGGGATGCCCATGCTGGGCATCTACCCCTTGTTGGCGCAACGTCACGGGGAAGAGGGGTTTTGTGCTGCCGCGTTGTTGGTGACCACTGTCGCGTCCTTCTTCACCGTCAGTTTGATTGTTTGGGCTATGGGCGAGTTGCCCGGCTGGCACGTCTAA
- the arfB gene encoding alternative ribosome rescue aminoacyl-tRNA hydrolase ArfB, producing the protein MHINESEVEVTAVRAQGAGGQNVNKVSSAIHLRFDVMASSLPDDVKERLLCLPDHRITNEGVVVIKAQEHRSQDMNRIEAFARLLDLVQSVAKPPKKRKPTKPTYASKLRRLDSKKKTSAIKSNRGRVL; encoded by the coding sequence ATGCACATCAACGAGTCTGAAGTTGAAGTCACCGCAGTTCGCGCCCAAGGCGCGGGTGGGCAAAACGTCAACAAAGTCTCGAGTGCCATTCATTTGCGGTTTGATGTGATGGCGTCGTCTTTGCCAGATGATGTGAAAGAACGTTTGTTGTGCTTGCCAGACCACCGTATCACCAACGAAGGCGTGGTGGTGATCAAAGCGCAAGAACACCGCAGCCAAGACATGAACCGCATTGAAGCCTTTGCGCGTTTACTCGACTTGGTACAAAGCGTGGCCAAGCCACCCAAAAAGCGCAAGCCCACCAAGCCCACCTATGCGTCTAAGCTGCGCCGCTTAGACAGCAAAAAAAAGACCTCGGCGATCAAATCGAACCGAGGTCGGGTGCTTTAA
- a CDS encoding Bug family tripartite tricarboxylate transporter substrate binding protein: MPIRRLVLSRFAAVAATAFCALAAVSAHGQSYPTKPLRIVVPFGAGGVADLTARTVAQKMSEGLGQAVVIDNRPGAGGIVAAEIVAKSEPDGYTILLMSNANAVSAGLFKALPFDPVKDFTPVSLMGTFDLAVVTSADSRFQSLPELLTWAKANPGKLNIGSINIGSTQHLTAELFKSVAGLDAQVVPFNGTPAVMNALRGGQIDIAVEVLSPVLPQIKGGALRALAVTGPKRNTALPQVPTAKEGGVPNFVSTSWNGLGVPAKTPQAVVDRLNKEVNAALQNPAVRQKLLDLNVEPHPSTVGQAHDWLQTEIKRWSDVIQRAGIQKQ, from the coding sequence CAGCTGTTGCAGCGACTGCGTTTTGCGCCTTGGCTGCCGTGAGTGCCCATGGCCAGTCGTACCCCACAAAGCCTTTGCGCATCGTTGTGCCGTTTGGTGCAGGCGGTGTGGCTGACCTGACCGCACGTACGGTCGCACAAAAAATGTCGGAAGGTTTAGGCCAAGCGGTGGTCATTGACAACCGCCCCGGCGCCGGTGGCATTGTGGCGGCGGAGATCGTGGCCAAGTCCGAGCCTGACGGCTACACCATTTTGCTGATGTCCAACGCCAACGCGGTGAGTGCTGGTCTGTTCAAGGCTTTGCCATTTGACCCCGTGAAAGACTTCACGCCCGTTTCGCTGATGGGGACGTTTGACTTAGCTGTTGTCACCAGCGCTGATTCGCGTTTTCAATCGCTGCCCGAGTTGTTGACATGGGCCAAAGCCAACCCAGGGAAACTCAACATTGGCAGCATCAACATCGGCAGCACCCAACATTTGACGGCTGAGTTGTTTAAATCGGTGGCGGGCTTAGATGCCCAAGTGGTGCCTTTCAATGGCACCCCCGCTGTGATGAACGCGCTGCGCGGTGGACAAATTGATATCGCGGTGGAAGTGCTCAGCCCTGTGCTGCCGCAAATCAAGGGTGGGGCACTGCGTGCTTTGGCCGTGACAGGCCCAAAACGCAACACGGCTTTGCCACAAGTTCCGACAGCCAAAGAGGGCGGCGTGCCTAATTTCGTATCGACCTCGTGGAATGGTTTGGGCGTGCCAGCCAAAACACCACAAGCGGTGGTGGACCGTTTGAACAAAGAAGTGAACGCCGCGCTGCAAAACCCAGCCGTGCGTCAGAAGTTGCTGGACTTGAATGTCGAGCCGCATCCCAGCACGGTGGGGCAAGCACACGATTGGTTGCAAACTGAAATCAAGCGTTGGAGCGATGTGATTCAACGCGCAGGCATTCAAAAACAATAA
- the selD gene encoding selenide, water dikinase SelD — MTTSSTPPLPTQPRLTSLSHGGGCGCKIAPGVLSEILKSTHAMPIPAQLLVGIETADDAAVYQLNDEQALIATTDFFMPIVDDPFDFGRIAATNAISDVYAMGGTPIMALALVGMPINVLSPETIGKILDGGQSVCREAGIPIAGGHTIDSVEPIYGLVVMGLVHPKRIKRNADARVGDRLILGKPLGVGVLSAALKKNALSTEGYAQMIANTTQLNTPGAALSALAGVHAMTDVTGFGLAGHALEMARGSQTTVQLHMQKVPLLHGVRALAEQGMLTGASGRNWSAYGHEIELAPGCNAVDQALLSDPQTSGGLLVACTPETVDEVLAIFHAHGFASACEVGEIKAASTDGIKLQVR, encoded by the coding sequence ATGACCACTTCAAGCACACCGCCCCTCCCTACCCAGCCTCGCCTGACCAGTTTGTCCCATGGCGGCGGCTGTGGCTGCAAAATTGCCCCAGGCGTGTTGAGCGAAATTCTCAAAAGCACCCACGCGATGCCTATCCCTGCACAGCTGTTGGTGGGCATTGAAACCGCGGATGATGCTGCGGTCTATCAGCTCAACGACGAGCAAGCACTGATTGCCACCACCGACTTCTTCATGCCCATCGTGGATGACCCGTTTGACTTTGGTCGCATCGCCGCCACCAACGCCATCAGCGATGTGTACGCCATGGGCGGCACACCCATCATGGCCTTGGCCTTGGTGGGCATGCCCATCAACGTGTTGTCACCCGAGACCATTGGCAAAATTTTGGACGGCGGTCAAAGCGTGTGCCGCGAGGCGGGCATCCCCATCGCGGGCGGCCACACCATTGACTCGGTCGAGCCGATTTACGGCTTGGTCGTCATGGGCTTGGTTCACCCCAAACGCATCAAACGCAACGCAGATGCCCGCGTGGGCGACCGGTTGATTTTGGGCAAACCACTGGGCGTGGGCGTGTTGTCTGCCGCGCTCAAAAAGAACGCACTCAGCACCGAAGGCTATGCGCAAATGATTGCCAACACGACGCAACTCAACACACCAGGTGCGGCACTGTCCGCCTTGGCTGGTGTGCACGCCATGACCGATGTGACGGGCTTTGGCTTGGCGGGTCATGCCTTAGAAATGGCGCGAGGTTCTCAAACCACGGTGCAACTCCACATGCAGAAAGTGCCGCTGCTGCACGGCGTGCGCGCACTGGCTGAGCAAGGCATGCTCACCGGCGCATCAGGCCGCAACTGGTCTGCCTACGGCCATGAGATTGAGCTCGCGCCTGGATGCAACGCCGTTGACCAAGCCTTGCTGAGTGATCCGCAAACCAGTGGCGGCTTGCTCGTGGCATGTACCCCTGAGACAGTGGATGAGGTACTGGCCATCTTCCACGCGCATGGCTTTGCCAGCGCTTGCGAAGTGGGCGAAATCAAAGCCGCCTCAACGGATGGCATCAAGCTGCAAGTGCGTTAA